The region AGGATCTTGATAAGGGGATACAGACCCTCCGCGACCAGGGTGTCGTGGTGGAATTGATCGAAGGAGAGTTTATTGAGTAGAGAAGATCCGCTGGTTTTGTTTCTTATTAAAAGGATCAAGGAGGAACTTTCACGATGACGAAGAGTGAACCTCAATTGTCGGAATCCTCTGGACAGAAAGATCGAATGTGCTCTTCCTGGCGAGGAATCCTCAATGAGTACAGAGAGTTTTTACCGATTACTGAAAAAACCCCTATCATTACCCTTCTTGAAGGAAACACCCCTTTAATCAAGGCAGTCCGTTTAAGAGAATATCTCGGGTTGGACCTTTCCCTCTATTTCAAGTTCGATGGTGCCAACCCAACCGGTTCCTTTAAGGACAGGGGCATGACCATGGCAATCTCAAAGGCCGTCGAAGACGGATCAAAGGCTGTTGTCTGTGCCTCCACAGGAAACACCTCCGCCTCTGCCGCCGCCTATGCGGCAAGGTCCGGCCTTAAGGCGCTTGTGCTTATACCGGAGGGCAAGATAGCCCTTGGAAAGCTGGTTCAGGCAATGGTTCATGGAGCAACGATAGTCCAGATCGAGGGTAATTTTGATCAGGCCCTCGGTATTGTCCGCGAGATGGTTCGGAAATATCCAATAACCCTCGTCAACTCCATAAACCCCTATCGTATCGAAGGCCAGAAAAGCGCCGCCTTCGAGGTCTGCGACGGGCTTGGTTCGGCGCCCGAGTTTCACGCCCTCCCGGTTGGAAATGCAGGCAACATAACCGCATACTGGATGGGCTACAGGGAGTACTACAATGCCGGAAGAATAACGGCCCTGCCCAGGATGCTGGGTTTCCAGGCTGAAGGGGCCGCTCCCATAGTGCTTGGCCGGCCTGTCGAGAAGCCTGAAACCGTTGCAACGGCAATAAGGATCGGAAAACCGGCAAGCTGGAAGAAGGCGGTGGCTGCACGTGACGAATCCGGCGGCGTTATAGAGTCGGTTAACGATGAAGAGATACTGAGTGCATACAGCCTGGCTGCCTCTACAGAGGGTATCTTCTGCGAACCCGCCTCTGCAGCGGCCCTTGCAGGGGTTATCAAACTCCACAGCAGGGGTTTCTTCAAGGGGGGGGAGAGCGTGGTCTGTACACTCACCGGAAACGGCCTGAAGGACCCGGACACTGTTTTTACCGTATCGGAACGGCCCCTGAAGGCCGCGGCAACCCTGAAGGCTGTTGAAGATGTGATCGACGGGGTGTTAAACTCATAGGACTTTGAACCTTACGCACGGTTACGGATCATGAAATACATGGTAATCATAGGTGACGGAATGACGGACAGGCCGCTGAAGGAACTCGATGGAAAGACCCCCCTTCAGGCCGCCTTCACCCCGAATATGGACAGGCTTGCCCGTACAGGTATTCTGGGAATGGCAAGGACCATTCCCAGGGGGTTTTCTCCCGGTTCAGACGTTGCCAACCTCAGTATTATGGGGTATGACCCGGGGGCCTACTACTCCGGAAGGGCGCCCCTGGAGGCGGCAAGTATGGGTGTAGAGCTTGACAGTGATGATGTTGCTTACAGATGTAATCTCGTAACACTTAAATACAACAGGACAAGAGACCGTGCAGTGATGGAGGACTACAGCGCCGGACACATCACCTCCGAAGAGGCGGGTGAATTAATAAGGGCGGTTGCCTCAGAGCTGGGAAGCGATGGGATATCCTTTTATCCGGGTATCAGTTATCGTCACCTTATGGTATGGAAAAGGGGTGAGTACGAGGTGGAGTGCATTCCCCCCCATGATATCATCGGGAAGGAGATCACCGAATACCTCCCCTGCGGAAAGGGAGAGGATGTCCTGAGGGATCTCATGAACGCTTCGGTTTCCGTCCTCGAACATCATCCCGTAAACAAAAAGAGGGCCTCGGAAGGAAAGCCCGCAGCCAACAGCATATGGCTGTGGGGACAGGGCAAAAAACTCGATATCCCCACGTTTGAGGAAAAATATCACCTCTCAGGCGCGCTTGTAAGCGCCGTTGATCTCACAAAGGGGCTCGGGGTCTACGCCGGTCTTGAGATACTCCGGGTCCCCGGTGTCACCGGGTATCTTGATACCAATTATTCCGGCAAGGCGGAGTACTCCCTTAAGGCCCTGGAGCGGCATGATTTTGTTTATATACATGTTGAAGCGCCCGATGAGGCAGGGCACAGTGGAAATTACCGGGACAAGATCAAGGCAATCGAGGACATCGACGCTCTTGTTGTGGGTAGCATAATCAGGGGGGTAAAGTCCTTTGAGAGCTACAGGATACTTCTTATGCCCGACCACCCCACCCCGATCGAGATAAGGACCCACTCCGACGACCCCGTTCCTTTCGTGATATATGATTCCGGGGATCAGAGGGACAACGGCGATGCAACCTTTGATGAATCCATTGCAGAGAGGGAGGGCATAGTGTTTATTGACGAGGGGCACAGGTTGATGGATTTTTTTATCCGCAGCAAAACAGACCTTTAAGGTTTAAATCCCTGCAGGAGGTTATCCGGTAGATGCTTATAGTTCAGAAATACGGCGGAACTTCGGTTGCCGATATTTCGAGGATCAAGGCGGTTGCAGAACGTGTAGTCAGGACCGTTGATGAGGGCAACAGCGTTGTGGTTGTTGTCTCCGCCATGTCGGGAGAGACTGACAAGCTGATAGGCCTTGCGCATGAGGTCTCATCAACCCCGGGAGACCGCGAGATGGACCTGCTCCTTTCATCGGGCGAGCGTATAACAAGCGCCCTGACGGCGATGGCCATAGAGGAACTCGGCCATAAGGCGATGGCGTTAACGGGAAGACAGATGGGAATTATAACCGACGGCGTTCATACAAAGGCAAAGATAGAGAAGATCTCCGCCGATAAGGCTAGGCAGGCCCTGCAGGATGGTTACGTCGTGGTCGTTGCGGGATTCCAGGGAGTTACCGAAGAGGGCGGCGACGTAACAACCCTCGGAAGAGGCGGCTCGGACCTGACGGCGGTTGCCATAGCCTCTGCCCTTCATGCCGACCGCTGCGAGATTTATACCGATGTTGAAGGCGTTTACACCACTGATCCGGGTATCGTTCCCGAGGCAAAGAAACTCGAACGGATATCCTATGAAGAGATGATGGAACTTGCCAGTCTCGGCGCCAAGGTGCTTCAGACCCGGTCTGTTGAAATTGCCATGAAATACAATGTACCATTGGTTGTAAGGTCAAGCTTTTCTGATAATCCAGGTACCCTGGTGGTTAAGGAGGATAATGAAATGGAGAAGGTACTGGTTTCCGGTGTGGCTTACGACAAGAACCAGGTAAAGATCACCGTTCTCGGTGTCCCCGACAAACCGGGAATCGCTGCAAGACTTTTCAGGTCGATTGCCGGGGCGAACATCAACGTCGATATGATCGTACAGAATATAAGCAGCGACGGTAAATCCACGGACATCTCATTTACTATCTCCAGGACGGATCTGCAGAAGGCCCTTTCCATAACCGGTGAGATTATCAAGGTCCTCGAGGCAAGGGACGTCTCCGTGGATGAAAATATCGCCAAGGTCTCGATCGTGGGGGTCGGGATGAAGACCCACTCCGGGGTTGCCGCCAAGATGTTCGATTCCCTTGCCGATCAGGGCATCAATATCATGATGATAAGCACCTCCGAGATCAAGGTCTCCTGTGTGATAGATTCAAAATACACGGAGCTTGCAGTCAGGGTATTACACGATGCATTCGGATTGAGCGAGTAGGGAAACCGTTTATTCTCCCCCGGGGCTGTTTCACAGGAATAACCGTCTTCAGGATTAACTACGGCCATAATGCATGAAGACCATATCGACTCTTTTTTTAGTCCTGTCTTTTTTGATTTATCCCTCGATGGCCGAGCCGGGAAGGGTTTATCATTCGATACAGACAGGGAGTTTCGCTTCAAAAGGAAACGCTGAAAGCCAGTTCAGGTCGATCCTCTCTAAGGACGCTCTCAGTGCGATGGGGTTTGTACGGATAGAGAGGAGTTCACGCTATTTTATCGTCAGGATAGGCAGATACGAAAAAAAATCCGATGCCGGAAGGGACCTGGCCAGGGTAAAAAGATTCTTTCCGGGGGCGTTCATTGTGAGGCTTGTCAGAGAGTTCAGCGCCGTTGAGCCCCGGGGCAAGGACAACAAACCGGAAAAACGGACAGAGGAACGGCGATCGGATATCCTTGCGGAGGTTGCCCGGGCCGTTTCAAGAAACGATCTTAAAAAGGGCATCAAAACCGTCAGGGAGGGCCTCAAGACATGGCCCGACAGCCATGAGCTGTACGGCTGGTACGGGGTGATCCTCTTAAGGTCGGACAAACCGGACAAGGCCCTGCCCTACTTCAGAAAGGCGATATCCCTCTCGGATAAAACCCCGGAATACCACAACGGGGCGGGATACAGCCTTCTGTACACGGGCAAAACCCGTGAAGCGGTCGTAGAGTTTAAAAGGTCCCTCAAAATTGAACCCCGCTTTGTGGACTCC is a window of bacterium BMS3Abin08 DNA encoding:
- the thrC_3 gene encoding threonine synthase, whose product is MTKSEPQLSESSGQKDRMCSSWRGILNEYREFLPITEKTPIITLLEGNTPLIKAVRLREYLGLDLSLYFKFDGANPTGSFKDRGMTMAISKAVEDGSKAVVCASTGNTSASAAAYAARSGLKALVLIPEGKIALGKLVQAMVHGATIVQIEGNFDQALGIVREMVRKYPITLVNSINPYRIEGQKSAAFEVCDGLGSAPEFHALPVGNAGNITAYWMGYREYYNAGRITALPRMLGFQAEGAAPIVLGRPVEKPETVATAIRIGKPASWKKAVAARDESGGVIESVNDEEILSAYSLAASTEGIFCEPASAAALAGVIKLHSRGFFKGGESVVCTLTGNGLKDPDTVFTVSERPLKAAATLKAVEDVIDGVLNS
- a CDS encoding cofactor-independent phosphoglycerate mutase, which encodes MVIIGDGMTDRPLKELDGKTPLQAAFTPNMDRLARTGILGMARTIPRGFSPGSDVANLSIMGYDPGAYYSGRAPLEAASMGVELDSDDVAYRCNLVTLKYNRTRDRAVMEDYSAGHITSEEAGELIRAVASELGSDGISFYPGISYRHLMVWKRGEYEVECIPPHDIIGKEITEYLPCGKGEDVLRDLMNASVSVLEHHPVNKKRASEGKPAANSIWLWGQGKKLDIPTFEEKYHLSGALVSAVDLTKGLGVYAGLEILRVPGVTGYLDTNYSGKAEYSLKALERHDFVYIHVEAPDEAGHSGNYRDKIKAIEDIDALVVGSIIRGVKSFESYRILLMPDHPTPIEIRTHSDDPVPFVIYDSGDQRDNGDATFDESIAEREGIVFIDEGHRLMDFFIRSKTDL
- a CDS encoding tetratricopeptide repeat protein; amino-acid sequence: MKTISTLFLVLSFLIYPSMAEPGRVYHSIQTGSFASKGNAESQFRSILSKDALSAMGFVRIERSSRYFIVRIGRYEKKSDAGRDLARVKRFFPGAFIVRLVREFSAVEPRGKDNKPEKRTEERRSDILAEVARAVSRNDLKKGIKTVREGLKTWPDSHELYGWYGVILLRSDKPDKALPYFRKAISLSDKTPEYHNGAGYSLLYTGKTREAVVEFKRSLKIEPRFVDSLAGLGYAYLKLGRRDDAISVYNRLKGIDGKVADMLFKRIMTE
- the lysC gene encoding aspartokinase; this encodes MLIVQKYGGTSVADISRIKAVAERVVRTVDEGNSVVVVVSAMSGETDKLIGLAHEVSSTPGDREMDLLLSSGERITSALTAMAIEELGHKAMALTGRQMGIITDGVHTKAKIEKISADKARQALQDGYVVVVAGFQGVTEEGGDVTTLGRGGSDLTAVAIASALHADRCEIYTDVEGVYTTDPGIVPEAKKLERISYEEMMELASLGAKVLQTRSVEIAMKYNVPLVVRSSFSDNPGTLVVKEDNEMEKVLVSGVAYDKNQVKITVLGVPDKPGIAARLFRSIAGANINVDMIVQNISSDGKSTDISFTISRTDLQKALSITGEIIKVLEARDVSVDENIAKVSIVGVGMKTHSGVAAKMFDSLADQGINIMMISTSEIKVSCVIDSKYTELAVRVLHDAFGLSE